A single genomic interval of Sceloporus undulatus isolate JIND9_A2432 ecotype Alabama chromosome 2, SceUnd_v1.1, whole genome shotgun sequence harbors:
- the LOC121920217 gene encoding cytochrome c oxidase assembly protein COX14 produces the protein MVSAKQLADFGYKTFSGSMMLLTLYGGYLCSVRAYRYFQNQSKIKQLEQQEITSTVKD, from the coding sequence ATGGTTTCTGCAAAGCAACTGGCTGACTTTGGCTATAAGACCTTCTCAGGCTCCATGATGCTCCTTACACTGTATGGTGGCTACCTCTGTAGTGTCAGAGCATATCGCTATTTCCAAAACCAGagtaaaataaagcagcttgagcAGCAGGAGATAACATCTACAGTTAAGGACTGA